GCGGCACAGAATGTTTTCTAAATCTCGTGTGACCGAAACCACGAATCGCACCCAGCCCCCGGCCACCGAACCGGAAAAACCCAAGACCGAAGCCGCGCCAGAGCAGGCATCGGCCACGGCACCTGCCCCGGCGGCACCGCGCAACCGCGCCACCCCGTCGATCCTGTCGTCGGACCTGACCATCAAGGGCGATCTTCAGACCGCCGGTGACATTCAGGTCGAAGGCCAGATCGAGGGCGATATCCGCGCCCATCACCTGACCATCGGCGATTCGGCCACCGTTCGCGGCGAGGTTCTGGCGGACGAGGTTGTCGTGAACGGCCGCGTCATCGGTCGTCTGCGCGGCCTGAAAGTGCGCCTGTCGTCGACCGCTCGCGTCGAGGGCGACATTATCCACAAGACAATCGCCATCGAATCGGGCGCTCATTTCGAAGGTTCGGTCCAGCGTCAGGACGATCCGCTCTCGC
The genomic region above belongs to Paracoccus sp. SCSIO 75233 and contains:
- a CDS encoding polymer-forming cytoskeletal protein, whose translation is MFSKSRVTETTNRTQPPATEPEKPKTEAAPEQASATAPAPAAPRNRATPSILSSDLTIKGDLQTAGDIQVEGQIEGDIRAHHLTIGDSATVRGEVLADEVVVNGRVIGRLRGLKVRLSSTARVEGDIIHKTIAIESGAHFEGSVQRQDDPLSQGGTKKLAPPAAGASES